A window of the Paenibacillus woosongensis genome harbors these coding sequences:
- a CDS encoding MDR family MFS transporter: protein MNAHLKQIHPLSWTIIIGTIFGRTAISMSIPFLSIYLIRSMGATPAETGIVVAVSSLIGVFASFNGGYISDVIGRKKVLFIAIFGWVLVFVGFAFANKIWIFFIMNALNGLCRATFEPTSRALLADITPKESKLLVFNLRYAAINIGVVIGPLLGLQVGASDSNSVFLIAAVVYACYGICLVVQFWRYHELGQASTENEQRLSIGGALKATSGNRTFMLVLIGMIFCVLGYGHFDSTLAQYMEMSPRIEEGVKWFSYLISLNAVVVLAVQYPLVRLAARFAPALPIIAGNLFTGASLILFGMSDTLPFLMICVVIFTVGEVLVFTATDVLVDRIAEPELRGAYFGMFGFNNLGMVLAPLLGGFLLQGLGVASSQLIFALLGLTTFAGVPFLYLAHRSMLKLEQARAEREGQAVSS from the coding sequence ATGAACGCTCATTTGAAACAAATTCACCCGTTGTCCTGGACGATCATCATCGGCACGATTTTTGGCCGTACTGCAATTTCGATGAGCATCCCGTTCTTGTCGATTTACCTGATCCGCTCCATGGGAGCTACGCCGGCAGAGACAGGGATCGTCGTAGCCGTTAGCTCGCTGATCGGCGTATTTGCCAGCTTTAACGGCGGTTATATCTCCGATGTCATCGGGCGCAAAAAAGTGCTCTTCATTGCGATTTTCGGTTGGGTGCTCGTGTTTGTGGGGTTTGCATTTGCGAATAAAATATGGATTTTCTTCATTATGAATGCTTTAAACGGTCTGTGCAGGGCGACGTTCGAGCCTACTTCCCGCGCGCTTCTTGCCGATATTACCCCCAAGGAAAGCAAGCTGCTCGTATTCAATCTGCGATATGCGGCCATTAACATCGGGGTTGTCATTGGACCGCTGCTCGGACTGCAGGTAGGCGCTTCCGATTCGAACAGCGTGTTTTTAATAGCGGCTGTAGTATACGCCTGTTACGGCATCTGTCTGGTCGTACAATTTTGGCGTTATCATGAGCTTGGACAGGCGAGCACAGAAAATGAGCAGCGGCTTAGCATCGGCGGGGCTTTGAAAGCGACGAGCGGAAACCGGACATTTATGCTGGTGCTGATCGGGATGATTTTCTGCGTGCTCGGTTATGGACATTTCGACTCGACACTGGCGCAGTATATGGAGATGAGCCCGCGAATCGAGGAGGGAGTCAAATGGTTCAGTTACCTGATATCGCTCAATGCGGTAGTCGTGCTGGCGGTTCAATATCCTCTCGTTCGGCTCGCTGCCCGCTTTGCGCCGGCACTGCCGATTATTGCTGGTAATTTATTCACAGGAGCAAGCCTTATTTTATTCGGGATGTCGGATACACTTCCTTTTTTAATGATATGCGTCGTTATATTTACGGTTGGCGAAGTGCTGGTATTCACGGCAACGGATGTGCTTGTCGATCGCATAGCGGAGCCTGAGCTGCGGGGAGCGTACTTTGGCATGTTTGGTTTTAATAATCTGGGAATGGTATTGGCGCCTTTACTGGGCGGCTTTCTGCTCCAGGGCCTGGGGGTTGCCTCGTCGCAGCTTATCTTTGCTCTCCTTGGATTGACGACCTTTGCCGGCGTCCCATTTTTGTATTTGGCCCATCGGAGCATGCTGAAGCTGGAGCAGGCCCGTGCCGAGCGGGAAGGACAAGCCGTTTCCTCTTGA
- the aspA gene encoding aspartate ammonia-lyase gives MPNNSFRIEKDFLGSVEVPREAYYGVQTMRAVENFPITGYRIYSELIHALALVKKAAAQANMDIGQLDPMIGNAIIQAADEIMGGHYHDQFITDPIQGGAGTSINMNANEVIANRALEILGKEKGDYASVSPNNHVNMSQSTNDAFPTANHIAILNLLDRLIKTTRSLADTFKKKAQEFDSVIKMGRTHLQDAVPIRLGQEFEAYRRVLERDIRRMDQTRQALFEINMGATAVGTGLNADPKYIKRVVKLLAELSGYPMFSAAQLVDATQNCDAYTETSAALKLCMINMSKIANDLRLMASGPRAGFREISLPSRQPGSSIMPGKVNPVMAELINQVAFQVIGNDTTISMAAEAGQFELNVMEPVLVFNLMQSISIMNNAFQSFQKYCLEGITANEEQCKAYVDRSVGIITALNPHLGYETVSKIAAEAIATGRSVRELCLEYKVLTPEELDEILAPHEMTSPGIAGARFLHHTPSSGK, from the coding sequence ATGCCAAACAACTCATTCCGAATCGAAAAGGACTTTCTCGGTTCTGTGGAAGTTCCGAGGGAGGCTTATTACGGCGTCCAAACGATGCGTGCGGTAGAGAATTTTCCCATTACCGGATACAGGATATATTCCGAGCTCATTCATGCGCTCGCCCTGGTGAAGAAAGCCGCTGCCCAGGCGAACATGGATATCGGCCAGCTCGACCCTATGATCGGCAATGCAATCATCCAGGCAGCAGACGAAATTATGGGCGGACATTATCATGATCAGTTCATTACCGATCCGATTCAAGGCGGCGCAGGTACTTCGATTAATATGAACGCCAATGAAGTGATCGCGAACCGTGCGCTGGAGATTCTCGGCAAAGAGAAGGGCGATTACGCCTCGGTCAGCCCGAACAACCATGTGAACATGTCCCAATCGACGAACGACGCCTTCCCGACGGCGAATCATATCGCGATTCTGAACCTGCTCGACCGGCTGATCAAGACGACTCGCTCGCTGGCCGATACGTTCAAGAAGAAGGCTCAGGAGTTCGACAGCGTCATCAAAATGGGACGGACGCATTTGCAGGATGCCGTGCCGATCCGCCTCGGACAAGAGTTCGAAGCCTACCGGCGCGTGCTGGAAAGGGACATTCGCAGAATGGACCAGACGAGACAAGCTTTGTTCGAAATCAATATGGGGGCTACGGCGGTCGGCACCGGCCTAAATGCGGATCCGAAGTATATCAAACGGGTCGTCAAGCTGCTGGCCGAGCTAAGCGGTTATCCAATGTTCTCAGCAGCCCAGCTCGTCGACGCCACCCAGAACTGCGATGCGTATACGGAGACGTCGGCAGCGCTCAAGCTTTGCATGATCAACATGTCCAAAATCGCCAACGATTTGCGGCTGATGGCTTCTGGACCTAGAGCGGGGTTCAGGGAAATTTCCCTGCCGTCCCGCCAGCCCGGCTCCTCGATCATGCCGGGCAAAGTCAATCCGGTCATGGCCGAGCTCATTAATCAGGTGGCCTTCCAAGTCATCGGCAACGACACCACCATCAGCATGGCGGCCGAAGCCGGCCAATTCGAGCTGAACGTCATGGAGCCCGTGCTCGTGTTCAACCTGATGCAGTCCATCAGCATCATGAACAACGCCTTCCAATCGTTCCAGAAATACTGCCTGGAAGGAATCACCGCGAACGAGGAGCAATGCAAAGCTTACGTGGACCGGAGCGTCGGGATCATTACCGCGCTCAACCCGCATCTGGGTTACGAAACGGTCAGCAAAATCGCTGCCGAGGCCATTGCGACAGGCCGCTCTGTGCGCGAGCTATGCCTGGAATATAAAGTGTTGACCCCGGAGGAGCTCGATGAAATCCTCGCCCCCCATGAGATGACCTCGCCGGGAATTGCCGGGGCCAGATTCCTGCATCATACCCCTTCCTCCGGGAAGTAA
- a CDS encoding sensor histidine kinase, giving the protein MTALLWLLTALLAGSIGWNLIQYAARKKRDASLAEISSKLRRIVANETSERLLLFTDDKYLQELVQDIEGVLSSSQKMAVRYARTEQSMRKMLANISHDLKTPLTVILGYVEMIQADPAMDEAERGRLFRHVQHKTTEIIALIHSFFDLAKLESGDRQIENMKVHMNEICRKNILSLYEWVQSSGMEAVIDIPDHPIYAYGNEEALERVLSNLLSNAIRYGHDGGVLGLALAADETHVTIEVWDRGKGIQEQNLERVFERMFTLEESRNRAFQGSGLGLTITKRLVEAMDGSITLRSVPFQKTVFTIMLQRAAETNVRFS; this is encoded by the coding sequence ATGACCGCTTTACTGTGGCTTTTGACCGCCCTTCTTGCCGGGTCGATCGGCTGGAACCTGATTCAATATGCCGCGCGGAAGAAGCGTGATGCCAGCCTAGCGGAGATATCCAGCAAGTTAAGACGCATTGTCGCTAATGAAACCTCTGAACGGCTGCTGCTCTTTACCGATGATAAATATTTGCAAGAGCTGGTCCAAGACATCGAGGGGGTATTGTCCAGCAGCCAGAAAATGGCGGTTCGCTACGCCAGAACCGAGCAGTCCATGCGAAAAATGCTGGCGAATATTTCGCATGATTTAAAGACGCCGCTCACCGTCATTCTGGGATACGTCGAAATGATTCAAGCCGATCCTGCCATGGATGAAGCCGAACGAGGCCGCCTGTTTCGCCACGTACAGCACAAAACGACCGAAATCATTGCGTTGATCCATTCTTTTTTTGACCTGGCGAAATTGGAATCCGGGGACCGGCAGATTGAGAACATGAAAGTACATATGAATGAAATTTGCCGTAAAAATATATTGTCCTTGTACGAGTGGGTTCAATCCAGCGGGATGGAAGCCGTTATCGACATTCCCGACCATCCTATATATGCCTATGGAAATGAGGAAGCACTAGAGAGAGTCTTAAGCAATCTGCTCTCCAACGCGATCCGCTACGGACATGACGGGGGAGTGCTTGGTCTGGCCCTTGCTGCGGACGAAACCCACGTGACGATAGAAGTATGGGACCGGGGCAAAGGCATTCAGGAGCAAAATCTGGAGCGCGTATTTGAGCGCATGTTTACGCTCGAGGAATCAAGGAATCGTGCCTTCCAAGGCAGCGGACTGGGCCTGACGATTACCAAAAGGCTGGTGGAAGCGATGGACGGGTCGATTACGCTGCGCAGCGTGCCCTTCCAGAAGACGGTATTCACAATCATGCTGCAGCGCGCGGCCGAGACAAATGTAAGATTTTCTTAA
- a CDS encoding ABC transporter permease produces the protein MIKLMKLELKKHSLGWYFSSAFIASLCIIAILILVNYVEAPHEVPLRDLDEALVVVGAVARVTCVILGGVLVAKLIVEEYKSKTIFILFSYPISRKKLLGAKLLFIAILTFITVFVTNLLSAGLLVLLNSYLRFIPGNVDTGFLLKQLLSILTFSVATAGTSLIPLYFGMRKSIPCLRRSYPPFLSLR, from the coding sequence ATGATCAAGCTTATGAAGCTGGAGCTGAAAAAGCATTCGCTGGGGTGGTATTTCAGCAGTGCGTTTATCGCCAGCCTGTGCATCATAGCAATACTCATATTGGTTAATTATGTAGAAGCTCCCCATGAAGTTCCCCTAAGAGATTTAGATGAAGCCTTGGTTGTCGTCGGAGCTGTTGCAAGAGTGACCTGCGTCATTCTAGGCGGGGTGCTAGTAGCTAAACTAATCGTTGAAGAATACAAGAGCAAAACTATTTTCATCCTTTTCTCTTACCCGATCAGCCGGAAAAAATTGCTCGGCGCGAAGCTGCTGTTCATCGCGATCTTAACTTTCATCACCGTCTTTGTTACCAATTTATTATCGGCAGGCTTGCTTGTGCTGCTGAATTCTTATCTTCGTTTCATTCCCGGTAACGTAGACACAGGCTTCTTGCTAAAGCAGCTATTATCCATACTCACCTTCTCGGTCGCCACAGCAGGCACCAGCTTGATCCCATTGTATTTCGGCATGCGCAAAAGCATTCCGTGCCTGCGACGATCGTATCCGCCATTCTTATCGTTGCGCTGA
- a CDS encoding response regulator transcription factor → MNQNILLVEDDGSISEMVINCLSKEGFSITLARDGEEALRLFGEQSYALVLLDLMLPYLNGMDFLKKIREHSRVPVLIVSAKDSEVDKALGLGFGADDYIAKPFSLIELTARVKAAIRRATEYSDAGGSASHSPKIITVKDMTMDIDNIRLTKHGREIHLTAKEWSILKLLFTYPRKIFTKEQIYRSVWGDEYYGDENMINVHISRLRDKIEDHPSSPQYIKTIWGIGYKLGDFQE, encoded by the coding sequence ATGAATCAAAACATACTGCTTGTAGAAGACGATGGTTCGATCAGCGAAATGGTTATTAATTGCTTGTCGAAAGAAGGGTTCTCTATTACGCTCGCCCGCGACGGGGAGGAGGCCCTGCGCTTATTCGGCGAGCAGAGCTACGCGCTTGTGCTGCTGGATCTCATGCTGCCTTACTTAAACGGCATGGATTTCCTCAAGAAAATCAGGGAGCATAGCCGCGTCCCCGTGCTCATTGTGTCAGCGAAGGATAGCGAAGTAGATAAAGCGCTGGGACTTGGCTTTGGAGCGGACGATTACATCGCCAAGCCCTTCTCCTTGATTGAATTGACCGCCCGCGTCAAAGCCGCAATTCGGCGGGCGACGGAGTATTCGGATGCGGGAGGCTCCGCTTCCCACAGCCCGAAGATCATCACCGTGAAGGACATGACCATGGATATCGACAATATCCGGCTGACCAAACATGGGCGTGAAATTCATCTGACCGCTAAAGAGTGGAGCATCCTGAAGCTGCTGTTTACCTATCCGAGAAAGATATTCACTAAAGAGCAGATCTACCGCTCCGTTTGGGGAGACGAGTACTACGGCGATGAGAACATGATTAACGTTCATATAAGCCGGCTGCGCGACAAAATCGAGGACCATCCTTCCTCCCCGCAATATATCAAGACCATATGGGGCATCGGCTACAAATTGGGGGATTTTCAGGAATGA
- a CDS encoding GNAT family N-acetyltransferase gives MSNMEIRPIQSRAELEEVYNLLETCFPISKSYFQSRLDHYTAYRSDTTWVAVVDGVIASTVQIFPYICRVEDVTLKVAGIGSVATKPEYRGQGLGLQILQKLTEWMAQEGYDLSLLFSSIHPFYEKLGWTIVPETEYRLPAEQFSSQISLASPDSDTAAHSPYWVKPLELSGDLKQVAAIYEQTNQKRTLSRVRDSIYWQDVRQSAEWLEGTWSAALLDGAIAAYGRLGRRNPWDNEAITLEELCYLPGHESAILPILSHLAAQHPDIKTWKFRLPPDHALLPLLKEWDAEQTASDLMMWKIIRLAETLQILKPVLERRLRDKSIGSFRLALRCAGQSALLIYEEEHLAIAANYDSSKAASLELRQPELVTMLLHGYHSEIPVDDCPGVQVKPHPPVDELLQVMFPFQNSVFYLTDKF, from the coding sequence ATGTCGAATATGGAGATTCGTCCGATTCAGAGCCGCGCCGAGCTGGAAGAGGTCTATAATTTGCTGGAAACCTGTTTTCCCATCAGCAAATCTTATTTTCAATCCCGTCTTGACCACTATACCGCTTACCGCTCTGATACCACCTGGGTAGCTGTTGTGGATGGCGTCATCGCTTCAACGGTTCAAATTTTCCCTTATATTTGCCGCGTAGAGGATGTAACACTCAAGGTGGCCGGCATCGGCAGCGTTGCGACAAAACCAGAATACCGCGGGCAAGGACTAGGTCTGCAAATTTTGCAAAAGCTAACGGAATGGATGGCGCAGGAAGGTTACGATTTATCGTTGCTCTTCTCGAGCATCCATCCTTTTTATGAAAAATTGGGCTGGACCATCGTCCCGGAAACGGAATATCGGCTGCCTGCGGAGCAATTCTCTTCCCAAATCAGTCTAGCATCGCCGGATTCGGATACGGCAGCGCATTCCCCTTATTGGGTCAAGCCTCTAGAGCTGTCCGGCGATCTGAAGCAGGTCGCCGCCATTTATGAGCAAACCAATCAGAAACGCACCTTATCACGGGTGCGGGATTCCATCTACTGGCAGGACGTGCGGCAGTCGGCGGAATGGCTGGAAGGCACCTGGTCCGCAGCTCTGCTGGACGGGGCTATCGCCGCTTACGGCCGCCTGGGGCGGCGAAATCCGTGGGATAACGAAGCCATCACCCTTGAGGAGCTCTGCTATTTGCCGGGGCATGAGTCTGCCATCCTGCCGATTCTGTCCCATTTGGCTGCACAGCACCCGGATATAAAGACATGGAAATTCAGGCTGCCGCCGGATCACGCTTTGCTGCCGCTTCTGAAGGAATGGGATGCGGAGCAGACAGCCTCGGATCTGATGATGTGGAAAATCATCCGGCTGGCCGAGACCCTGCAGATCCTGAAGCCGGTATTGGAGCGAAGACTGCGTGACAAGTCCATTGGCAGCTTCAGATTAGCTCTACGCTGCGCAGGGCAGTCCGCCCTGCTCATTTATGAAGAGGAGCATTTAGCAATTGCTGCGAACTACGATTCCAGCAAGGCTGCTTCCCTGGAACTCCGGCAACCGGAGCTGGTGACGATGCTGCTGCATGGCTACCATAGCGAAATACCGGTCGATGATTGCCCGGGAGTACAAGTGAAACCGCACCCTCCGGTGGACGAACTGCTGCAGGTTATGTTTCCGTTTCAGAACTCCGTATTTTATTTAACGGATAAATTCTGA
- a CDS encoding ABC transporter ATP-binding protein, producing the protein MEYIIQTRGLSKAYKGKETISNVNMKVRQGEIYGFLGPNGAGKTTIMKMLTNLVKPTTGEILLFNERLTAASYEVLGRLGSIIEYPIFYEKMTAAQNLELHGEYMGYHNKQAIQEALDMVHLRDTGQKPVKEFSLGMKQRLGIARAIMTKPELLILDEPINGLDPLGIQEMRQLFRTLSREYGITLLISTHLLAEIEQIADTIGVISDGRLIDEVSMESIRGQNTEFIELITAEPSRAAAILDHQLRISNFKVLHDRIIRVYDPSMGQGEIVRALVQQNIEIEAINKKSMSLEEYFLDLIQRSNNHMKGAS; encoded by the coding sequence ATGGAATATATTATTCAGACCCGCGGGCTGAGCAAAGCCTACAAAGGGAAAGAAACCATCAGCAATGTAAATATGAAGGTTCGACAGGGAGAGATTTACGGTTTCCTCGGGCCAAACGGCGCAGGTAAAACCACCATTATGAAGATGCTGACCAATCTCGTAAAACCCACGACAGGGGAGATTCTGCTGTTCAACGAACGATTGACGGCTGCTTCCTATGAAGTGTTGGGACGGCTCGGCAGCATCATCGAGTACCCGATATTTTATGAGAAAATGACAGCTGCACAAAACTTGGAGCTGCATGGCGAATATATGGGCTACCATAACAAGCAGGCCATTCAAGAAGCTCTGGATATGGTCCATTTAAGAGATACCGGCCAGAAACCGGTGAAGGAATTTTCTCTGGGCATGAAGCAGCGGCTCGGCATTGCCAGGGCGATCATGACCAAACCCGAACTGCTCATTCTGGATGAGCCGATAAACGGGCTTGATCCGTTAGGAATTCAGGAAATGCGGCAATTGTTCCGAACCTTGAGCAGGGAGTACGGGATTACCCTGTTAATCTCCACTCATCTGCTGGCCGAAATCGAGCAGATTGCAGATACGATTGGTGTAATCAGCGACGGCCGGCTAATTGATGAAGTGTCCATGGAAAGCATTCGGGGACAAAATACGGAGTTTATCGAGCTAATTACAGCTGAACCCAGCCGGGCGGCCGCCATTCTGGATCACCAGCTGCGGATTTCCAATTTCAAAGTGCTGCATGACCGGATCATTCGCGTTTACGATCCGTCGATGGGTCAAGGGGAGATTGTTCGGGCGTTAGTGCAACAGAACATCGAAATCGAGGCTATCAACAAGAAATCGATGTCCCTGGAGGAATATTTCCTGGATCTGATCCAACGCAGCAACAACCATATGAAGGGGGCATCGTAA